Proteins encoded together in one Actinomycetes bacterium window:
- a CDS encoding thiamine pyrophosphate-dependent enzyme, with translation MSLDGGEALLQACRDLGADYVFSSAGSEWAPVWEALARAERDAIPGPRYLDLTHETLAVGMATGYGLVTGRAQVVLLHAAAGLLQGANAIHGALLAGVPMVVCSGESTGYGDAAGPDPGSQWYRNLSVVGGPQGVAAPFTKWSNTAADVAVVRGMVTRAAELAAAPPAGPVYVNVPVEVLLAPWAPRGGRRVPPVGATVASEADLDVAVRMLAAARRPVVVTESGGRTTAQWAALLAFAETVGAPVVEPQSAVCANFSRRHPLHGGGDAADAAADADLVVLLSCRAPWYPPSAVPDGIRTLVVDDVPQRPHVAYQVLDADAYVRGDTALTLGALTRRLREIGVPDSGVVEERRTAAVAVHEARERDRRAAEERAAGRPDGPVDPVALAVALRETLPEDAVVVDETITHSRLLVQHLMADQPGRYYYVQGGLGQGSGWALGVKLAVGERLVVLTVGDGSLLYNPFVQALMASRVLGLPLLVVVFTNGSYLSMRHNHVRSYPDGAAVSTGRFFGVSLDGQPDPAAIARACGAHGVRVDTAHELPSALKEAVEVARAGQPAVVSVHLTR, from the coding sequence GTGAGCCTGGACGGCGGCGAGGCGCTCCTGCAGGCGTGCCGTGACCTCGGCGCGGACTACGTCTTCTCCTCGGCGGGTTCTGAGTGGGCGCCGGTGTGGGAGGCGCTGGCCCGCGCCGAGCGCGACGCGATCCCCGGTCCGCGGTACCTGGACCTGACGCACGAGACGCTCGCCGTCGGCATGGCCACCGGGTACGGCCTGGTCACCGGACGCGCGCAGGTGGTCCTCCTGCACGCCGCGGCCGGCCTGTTGCAGGGGGCGAACGCGATCCACGGCGCGCTGCTCGCCGGAGTGCCGATGGTGGTGTGCTCCGGTGAGTCCACCGGGTATGGCGATGCAGCCGGACCGGACCCCGGGTCGCAGTGGTATCGCAACCTCTCCGTGGTCGGCGGTCCCCAGGGAGTGGCGGCCCCGTTCACGAAGTGGTCGAACACCGCCGCCGACGTCGCCGTCGTGCGCGGCATGGTCACACGCGCGGCGGAGCTGGCCGCGGCACCACCCGCCGGCCCGGTCTATGTCAACGTTCCGGTCGAGGTGCTGCTCGCCCCGTGGGCTCCACGCGGTGGCCGTCGGGTCCCCCCGGTGGGGGCCACTGTCGCGAGTGAGGCCGACCTCGACGTCGCTGTTCGGATGCTGGCCGCCGCCCGCCGGCCCGTCGTGGTCACCGAGTCGGGCGGACGTACGACCGCCCAGTGGGCGGCGCTGCTCGCCTTCGCCGAGACGGTTGGCGCACCGGTGGTCGAGCCGCAGTCCGCCGTGTGCGCGAACTTCTCGCGCCGTCACCCCCTGCACGGTGGGGGGGACGCGGCCGACGCTGCCGCCGACGCCGACCTCGTGGTGCTCCTCAGCTGCCGTGCTCCCTGGTACCCGCCGTCCGCGGTTCCCGACGGGATCCGCACGCTCGTCGTCGACGACGTACCCCAGCGACCCCACGTCGCCTACCAGGTGCTCGACGCCGACGCCTACGTGCGCGGGGACACGGCGCTCACGCTGGGCGCGCTCACCAGGAGGTTGCGGGAGATCGGTGTGCCCGACAGCGGGGTGGTCGAGGAGCGCCGTACCGCTGCCGTGGCAGTCCACGAGGCTCGTGAACGTGACCGCCGAGCAGCCGAGGAGCGGGCGGCCGGTCGGCCCGACGGGCCGGTGGACCCCGTAGCGCTCGCGGTTGCGCTGCGCGAGACGCTGCCGGAGGACGCGGTGGTCGTCGACGAGACGATCACGCACAGTCGCCTGCTCGTCCAGCACCTCATGGCGGACCAGCCGGGACGGTACTACTACGTCCAGGGCGGACTCGGCCAGGGCAGCGGATGGGCGCTCGGCGTCAAGCTCGCCGTCGGGGAGCGGCTGGTCGTCCTCACCGTCGGCGACGGCTCACTGCTGTACAACCCGTTCGTCCAGGCGCTCATGGCCTCCCGCGTGCTCGGTCTGCCGCTTCTCGTGGTCGTCTTCACCAACGGCAGCTACCTGTCCATGCGGCACAACCATGTCCGGTCATATCCCGACGGCGCGGCCGTCTCGACGGGGAGGTTCTTCGGCGTCTCCCTCGACGGCCAGCCGGACCCGGCGGCGATCGCGCGCGCCTGCGGCGCTCACGGTGTTCGCGTCGACACCGCACACGAGCTGCCCTCGGCCCTCAAGGAGGCGGTCGAGGTCGCGCGTGCCGGCCAGCCCGCCGT
- a CDS encoding amidohydrolase family protein, with protein sequence MFIVDSQVHIWREETPDRPWVPGARERIRLNGHREEAFSYEECLRLMDEAGVDRALILPPSWEGDRIDYALEACEAHPDRFGVMARVPQNKPDEGTAMLYDFAQNPHVKGVRLTFHRPIDRNWMIDGTNDWYWPVAEELGIPTMVHAPIWKAELGAIADRHPGLRIIIDHMGIMARCVDDAIGYWVSETADLAGHPNIYVKVSAIPGYSTQPFPNLNIEKYVREMVDKMGARRCFWGTDITRLLGHGLTYTDTIEQFTKHFTFTPEELEWIMGRGICECIDWPIPVKA encoded by the coding sequence GTGTTCATCGTCGACTCCCAGGTGCACATCTGGCGCGAGGAGACTCCCGACCGTCCCTGGGTCCCTGGCGCCCGTGAGCGGATCCGCCTCAACGGGCACCGCGAGGAGGCGTTCAGCTACGAGGAGTGCCTGCGGCTCATGGACGAGGCAGGCGTCGACCGCGCGCTGATCCTCCCGCCGTCCTGGGAGGGAGACCGCATCGACTACGCCCTCGAGGCGTGTGAGGCCCACCCGGACCGCTTCGGCGTGATGGCGCGGGTCCCGCAGAACAAGCCGGACGAGGGCACCGCGATGCTGTACGACTTCGCCCAGAACCCGCACGTCAAGGGCGTCCGGCTGACCTTCCACCGCCCGATCGACCGGAACTGGATGATCGACGGGACCAACGACTGGTACTGGCCCGTCGCGGAGGAGCTGGGCATCCCGACCATGGTCCATGCCCCGATCTGGAAGGCCGAGCTCGGCGCCATCGCCGACCGTCACCCCGGGTTGCGGATCATCATCGACCACATGGGGATCATGGCTCGCTGCGTCGACGACGCGATCGGCTACTGGGTGAGCGAGACCGCTGACCTCGCCGGACACCCGAACATCTACGTGAAGGTCTCCGCGATCCCCGGCTACTCGACGCAGCCCTTCCCGAACCTGAACATCGAGAAGTACGTCCGCGAGATGGTCGACAAGATGGGCGCACGGCGCTGCTTCTGGGGCACCGACATCACTCGACTGCTGGGCCACGGGTTGACCTACACCGACACCATCGAGCAGTTCACCAAGCACTTCACGTTCACTCCCGAGGAGCTCGAGTGGATCATGGGAAGGGGGATCTGCGAGTGCATCGACTGGCCGATCCCGGTCAAGGCGTGA